The DNA segment GCGGGAACAACACAATAAACAGGATAACTGAAATTGGAGTTGTTGGGGCAGAAACTATTGCTGTCAACACAGATGCCCAGGACTTATTGTTCACAACTGCTGACAGGAAGATACTTATTGGCAAAGATCTGACTCACGGCATGGGAGCAGGCTCGATTCCAAAAGTCGGGGAAGAGGCTGCAAGGGAAAATGAGCACGATATAAAAGAATCACTGGCAGGAGCTGACATGGTGTTCATAACGTGCGGCTTGGGCGGGGGAACAGGAACAGGATCTGCTCCGGTAATTGCTGATGTTGCTAAAAAAATGGGAGCATTGACAGTCGGGGTTGTTACACTGCCGTTTTCAATGGAAGGCAAAACACGATATGAAAATGCAATCATCGGTCTGGAAAAGCTTGAGCAGCTTGTTGATACGTTAATTGTCATTCCTAATGATAAATTGCTTGAATTGGCTCCGGATCTGCCTTTGCACACCGCATTTAAGGTTGCAGATGAGATCCTGACAAATGCTGTAAAAGGAATTGCAGAGCTTATAACAAAAGCAGGATTGGTAAATCTGGACTTTGCTGACATAAGGACTGTCATGACAAACGGCGGAGTTGCCTTGATTGGCGTAGGCGAGTCAGACTCTGAAAACAGGGCAGTTGAAGCTGTTGAAAAGGCAATCAACAATCCTCTGCT comes from the Candidatus Woesearchaeota archaeon genome and includes:
- the ftsZ gene encoding cell division protein FtsZ produces the protein MDAELEEMLSKQKATIKVVGTGGGGNNTINRITEIGVVGAETIAVNTDAQDLLFTTADRKILIGKDLTHGMGAGSIPKVGEEAARENEHDIKESLAGADMVFITCGLGGGTGTGSAPVIADVAKKMGALTVGVVTLPFSMEGKTRYENAIIGLEKLEQLVDTLIVIPNDKLLELAPDLPLHTAFKVADEILTNAVKGIAELITKAGLVNLDFADIRTVMTNGGVALIGVGESDSENRAVEAVEKAINNPLLDADISGASGALINVCGGPDMTLNEARVVVETISERIDPDARIIWGAQIADDLDKTIRAMLIVTGVKSPQIFGPERKMGERRKKEIEEELGIEFVN